A section of the Streptomyces xinghaiensis S187 genome encodes:
- a CDS encoding DUF5954 family protein, producing MTQYDEQNPAYRTVRVTALESPVAAMADLEAWEARETYPEIRSAGAPVFGTAREREEGGWELRPYFCDTAPQGSRDGLGAHFRLTARDAEEAGDEAARDACLRAAERLDWEPLDDMTVLGHRYRVVRAERFIRMGPDGPEPPRPSDPDPAAPGESGKVPDPSVGFVIDTTTATGMSEGILKTELLGMVRAAGTVPPDVRADSLRAARTHPGGVLLPPTFMIAEDSDGHWRPESDGTSTTPQAARDGLATHWRGPFFPQLRKLTPELRAEYAAAADRISSERLNEVTVAGVRYRVARVERLVRVGPDGPESPRPSDPDPEPPIKVHVQQLKAQGLWEEDEED from the coding sequence GTGACTCAGTATGACGAGCAGAACCCCGCCTACCGAACCGTCCGCGTGACCGCGCTGGAGAGCCCCGTCGCGGCCATGGCGGACCTGGAGGCGTGGGAGGCCCGAGAGACGTACCCGGAGATCCGCTCCGCCGGCGCACCGGTGTTCGGGACCGCGCGGGAACGCGAGGAGGGCGGCTGGGAACTCCGCCCGTACTTCTGCGACACGGCACCCCAGGGCTCCCGCGACGGCCTCGGAGCGCACTTCCGGCTGACGGCCCGGGACGCGGAGGAGGCCGGTGACGAGGCAGCGCGCGACGCGTGCCTGCGGGCAGCGGAACGCCTGGACTGGGAACCCCTCGACGACATGACCGTGCTCGGCCACCGGTACCGCGTCGTCCGGGCGGAGCGGTTCATCCGCATGGGCCCGGACGGTCCCGAGCCGCCCCGGCCCTCCGACCCGGACCCGGCCGCACCGGGAGAGTCCGGCAAGGTCCCGGACCCGTCCGTCGGCTTCGTGATCGACACGACCACCGCCACGGGGATGTCCGAGGGCATCCTCAAGACCGAACTGCTGGGCATGGTCCGCGCGGCCGGTACCGTGCCGCCGGACGTCCGCGCCGACTCGCTGCGCGCCGCGCGGACGCACCCCGGCGGCGTGCTCCTCCCCCCGACGTTCATGATCGCCGAGGACTCCGACGGCCACTGGCGGCCCGAATCGGACGGCACGTCGACCACCCCGCAGGCGGCCCGCGACGGACTGGCCACCCACTGGCGCGGCCCGTTCTTCCCGCAACTGCGCAAGCTCACACCGGAGTTGCGCGCCGAGTACGCCGCTGCGGCCGACCGCATCTCATCCGAACGCCTGAACGAGGTGACGGTGGCGGGCGTGCGCTACCGGGTGGCCCGGGTCGAACGCCTGGTCCGCGTCGGCCCGGACGGCCCCGAGAGCCCACGCCCCTCCGACCCGGACCCGGAGCCACCGATCAAGGTCCACGTCCAGCAACTCAAGGCACAGGGCCTGTGGGAGGAGGACGAGGAGGACTGA
- a CDS encoding isocitrate lyase/PEP mutase family protein, giving the protein MSRRPADDQYRKATAFRALHTGPRPFVVPNPWDAGSARLLTGMGFAALATTGAGFAYTLGRPDGANRVGREEVLDNARSIAAATPLPVTADLESGFGRTPGEVAETIRLAAAAGLVGGSVEDSTGRADDPVRPVGEAAERVAAAVAAARELDFPFTVTARAENFFQGRPDLDDTIRRLRAYEEAGADVLYAPALPDADAVRAVCSAVGRPVNVLMGGALRLSVTELGELGVRRISVGSSMARAALGALVRAAGEIREHGTFTFGAEALSYPELNALLGPGPEG; this is encoded by the coding sequence ATGAGCCGCCGCCCCGCTGACGACCAGTACCGCAAAGCCACCGCATTCCGCGCCCTGCACACCGGCCCGCGGCCCTTCGTCGTTCCGAACCCGTGGGACGCGGGCTCCGCGCGCCTGCTCACCGGGATGGGCTTCGCGGCCCTCGCCACCACGGGCGCCGGCTTCGCCTACACCCTCGGCCGGCCGGACGGCGCGAACCGCGTCGGACGGGAAGAGGTCCTGGACAACGCCCGCTCCATCGCCGCCGCGACCCCGCTGCCGGTCACCGCCGACCTGGAGAGCGGCTTCGGCCGGACCCCCGGGGAGGTCGCCGAGACCATCCGGCTGGCCGCGGCCGCCGGCCTGGTGGGCGGTTCCGTCGAGGACTCGACGGGGCGGGCCGACGACCCGGTCCGTCCGGTCGGGGAGGCGGCGGAGCGCGTGGCCGCCGCCGTCGCCGCCGCCCGCGAGCTGGACTTCCCCTTCACCGTGACGGCACGGGCGGAGAACTTCTTCCAGGGCCGGCCCGACCTGGACGACACGATCCGCCGCCTGCGGGCGTACGAGGAGGCCGGCGCCGACGTCCTGTACGCCCCGGCCCTCCCGGACGCCGACGCGGTGCGGGCGGTGTGCTCCGCCGTCGGCAGGCCCGTCAACGTCCTGATGGGCGGGGCGCTGCGGCTGTCCGTCACCGAGCTCGGGGAACTCGGCGTGCGGCGGATCAGCGTGGGATCGTCGATGGCCCGGGCGGCGCTGGGAGCGCTGGTCCGGGCCGCGGGGGAGATCCGGGAGCACGGCACCTTCACCTTCGGCGCGGAGGCCCTCTCCTACCCCGAACTCAACGCGCTGCTCGGCCCCGGTCCGGAAGGGTGA
- a CDS encoding N-6 DNA methylase, with protein sequence MADFGRLVVTRADIARLAGVKRPAVANWERRHQDFPAPVPSSGHSGTDVFRADEVAAWLGRRTVPANVRREGELAGTTFGDRFRAGLDRGNFSAQDFVHRLLAEANRFRGQLAPAENMLLLLGLVYTWGTSPAARASATSLHTVLRTVLARDVAGHEQVATLVEVFGQQGPGTRAECAAVFDLLVDRYRSEHGRREGGEFFTPKSVARTMARMLSIAVPRPRRVHDPFCRAGEVLTAILAELPESGIRPRVTGTTPSSDALHLATMNLTLHGAEDAVFHLGMEIEGPGPRDGSGSPWPSGIDWIATNPPFAQRLSASEEQRSWRYGPPGSRGDFAWLQHVMDQLAPGGRAAVVMPEGAGFIGGRAGRIRGAMIEDGAVECVVALPPQLFATTGIPVNIWILTRPVGRPEEVLFIDGSALGSMTGPALRELPERDIAAVVDAYTAWHHGTERTEPAPPGAGAVASRALKLDELRDRDYLLTPRSLTAPELPLVNPQSPEGAMARRMERLESAAARLQELSDNLKRSGNPWREPWPRAATGGTRASLPSGWRKERLGALAEITVGPGGRRRDKTDDTGRGTPVVRPAAVRGHRILHEGVSWVPEDEAKTLTRYQLQPGDVVMTRTGTLGRCALVTEAEEGWIFGTHLVRIRPFELSYADYLLGFLERPEAQSWISRRARGTAVRSVSSKDLHDLPVLLPPRAEQQKIGRVLNTLDQQRQTHTELIAVLDAYRAELADLLTSGHIALPTGE encoded by the coding sequence GTGGCGGACTTCGGGCGACTCGTAGTGACCCGTGCCGACATCGCGCGCCTCGCGGGTGTCAAACGTCCTGCTGTGGCCAACTGGGAGCGGCGGCACCAGGATTTTCCTGCACCGGTGCCGTCATCCGGCCATTCGGGCACCGACGTCTTCCGGGCAGACGAAGTTGCCGCTTGGCTGGGTCGGCGGACGGTACCGGCGAACGTACGGCGGGAAGGAGAACTGGCGGGTACGACCTTCGGTGATCGGTTCCGGGCAGGTCTGGACCGCGGCAACTTCAGCGCGCAGGACTTTGTTCACAGACTGCTGGCCGAGGCGAATCGATTCCGTGGGCAATTGGCGCCGGCTGAGAACATGCTGTTGTTGCTCGGGCTGGTCTACACATGGGGAACCAGCCCCGCGGCCCGTGCTTCGGCAACATCTCTGCATACCGTTCTGCGCACCGTGCTCGCCCGTGACGTCGCAGGCCACGAACAGGTCGCCACTCTTGTCGAGGTCTTCGGCCAACAGGGTCCGGGGACACGAGCCGAGTGCGCGGCTGTATTCGACTTGCTGGTGGACCGCTACCGGAGTGAGCACGGACGGCGTGAAGGAGGAGAGTTTTTCACACCGAAGTCTGTGGCGCGCACCATGGCACGCATGCTGTCCATCGCCGTCCCCCGGCCACGCCGTGTTCACGATCCCTTCTGCCGTGCCGGGGAAGTGCTCACGGCGATTCTCGCCGAGCTGCCCGAATCCGGGATCCGGCCACGCGTAACGGGTACGACTCCGAGCAGTGACGCTCTGCATCTCGCCACGATGAATCTCACCCTCCATGGCGCGGAAGACGCAGTCTTCCACCTGGGAATGGAGATCGAAGGGCCGGGGCCACGTGATGGATCCGGATCCCCCTGGCCGAGCGGCATCGACTGGATCGCGACCAACCCGCCCTTTGCCCAACGGCTGTCCGCCTCCGAGGAGCAGCGGAGCTGGCGCTATGGCCCGCCGGGCTCGCGGGGTGACTTCGCATGGCTGCAGCACGTGATGGACCAATTGGCTCCGGGCGGGCGGGCCGCAGTAGTGATGCCGGAGGGCGCCGGATTCATTGGCGGCCGCGCGGGGCGGATCCGTGGCGCGATGATCGAGGACGGAGCCGTCGAATGCGTCGTGGCACTGCCCCCGCAGTTGTTCGCCACCACGGGGATTCCCGTCAATATCTGGATCCTGACACGACCGGTGGGCCGGCCCGAGGAAGTCCTGTTCATCGACGGCTCAGCGCTGGGCAGCATGACCGGCCCGGCGTTGCGTGAACTGCCCGAACGGGACATTGCCGCAGTGGTCGATGCGTACACCGCATGGCACCACGGAACGGAGCGAACCGAACCTGCACCGCCCGGTGCCGGTGCCGTCGCCAGCCGTGCCCTCAAGCTCGACGAGCTTCGGGACCGGGATTACCTGCTCACCCCCCGCTCCCTGACGGCTCCTGAACTCCCGCTGGTGAATCCTCAGAGCCCCGAGGGGGCCATGGCTCGCCGAATGGAACGGTTGGAGTCCGCCGCAGCGCGGCTGCAAGAACTGAGCGACAACCTGAAACGGTCTGGGAACCCATGGCGGGAACCATGGCCCCGAGCAGCGACCGGCGGGACAAGAGCGAGCCTCCCGTCCGGGTGGCGTAAGGAGCGGCTCGGCGCGCTGGCGGAGATCACGGTCGGCCCAGGTGGGCGAAGGCGGGATAAGACAGACGACACCGGTCGCGGGACTCCCGTGGTCCGTCCTGCGGCCGTGCGCGGACACCGGATTCTGCATGAAGGCGTGTCCTGGGTTCCGGAGGACGAAGCAAAGACTCTGACGCGCTATCAACTCCAGCCCGGAGACGTGGTAATGACGCGAACCGGCACCCTGGGCCGCTGCGCCTTGGTCACGGAAGCCGAGGAAGGGTGGATTTTCGGCACTCACCTGGTGCGGATCCGCCCCTTCGAACTCTCGTACGCCGACTACCTCCTCGGCTTCCTGGAACGTCCCGAAGCCCAGAGTTGGATCAGTCGGCGGGCCAGGGGAACCGCTGTGCGGTCGGTCTCCTCGAAGGACCTGCACGACCTGCCCGTCCTGCTGCCTCCCCGGGCGGAGCAGCAGAAGATCGGGCGTGTACTGAACACCCTGGATCAGCAGCGTCAAACCCACACCGAACTCATTGCGGTGCTCGATGCCTATCGTGCGGAACTGGCGGATCTGCTCACGTCCGGCCACATTGCGCTTCCCACAGGGGAGTGA
- a CDS encoding DUF397 domain-containing protein, with protein MWRTSSHNGGQGDCVEVAGNIPGAVPARAGKRPGGPVLCFSRSAWSAFLDQLRRHRAGTGRRDGWDHLGLASTALPANSVTPLWEAQCGRT; from the coding sequence ATGTGGCGCACGAGCAGCCACAACGGCGGGCAGGGCGACTGCGTGGAGGTCGCCGGCAACATCCCCGGCGCTGTCCCCGCCCGGGCCGGCAAGCGCCCCGGCGGCCCAGTGCTCTGCTTCAGCCGTTCCGCCTGGAGCGCGTTCCTCGACCAACTGCGCCGACACCGCGCGGGCACGGGCCGTCGGGACGGATGGGATCATCTCGGCCTTGCCTCAACCGCGTTGCCGGCGAACTCGGTCACTCCCCTGTGGGAAGCGCAATGTGGCCGGACGTGA
- a CDS encoding TerD family protein: MVKGANVGLAALSEDAGAVVLSLSWCSTDGDGDADVSVLLLDANGKVRGDADFLFYNNPVAADGSVQLLGKTPTANGSEDRISLDLSVMPPEVDRVVLAASRYGGARFGDLDDLRMTLADRTGETVLGFSIGDASVESAFLFGELYRRAGEWKFRAVGQGYETGLAGLATDFGIDVDEAPEEEPGDPGTAEETGEPVPDTAGTADTVGTAGTAGTAAVPPAEGAAAPVPAPDPPAATASAPVPGTAVPPRPSTTVPSQRPAPEAATAPVPAAEAPAPAPASTPAPAPAPAGPPAPAARRPRTAKRKVTIPRTARKSLAENDTWRQARLFPAPALKSDRERETRATSVLLSVMAQVPEFGRRLTAAFGAPAGRTETFAEVSLPHGDTPRRPDGIIRVERAGKLWTALVETKTNGNPLKPDQVQAYMDIAARRGYEAVITLSNDVALEGRPLVDVKIDKRRKHKVALWHLSWAEVAHQAQMLIRHEGVGNAAHAWLLQELLHYLQHDNSGCHGFQNMGPAWVPVRRGIDEETLCEGDRRAVEVVESWERLVRQVCLRLGGELGQKVLPVQRARRGTDPDTRRAALADSFCRDGRLSAELRVDGAQGVLGIVADLRTGKLRTSVEMPAPDQGYPLAWAKRLIRQLAEAPADTHIETLVDGRGAGPRGTLERLRPEPADILPKDGAAITGFRLSLFKGMGSTRGSAESGFIRSVDDAVDRFYAGVVAHLDTARPGRRSQSAAGGGAVARAAAG; this comes from the coding sequence ATGGTCAAGGGAGCCAATGTGGGACTGGCGGCTCTGAGCGAGGACGCCGGCGCCGTGGTCCTGAGTCTTTCCTGGTGCAGTACGGACGGCGACGGGGACGCGGACGTCTCCGTTCTCCTCCTCGACGCCAATGGCAAGGTGCGCGGCGACGCGGACTTCCTCTTCTACAACAACCCGGTGGCGGCGGACGGCAGCGTGCAACTGCTCGGCAAGACCCCGACCGCCAACGGCAGCGAGGACCGGATCAGCCTCGACCTCTCCGTGATGCCGCCGGAGGTGGACCGCGTCGTCCTGGCGGCCAGCCGCTACGGCGGCGCCCGCTTCGGCGACCTGGACGACCTGCGGATGACGCTCGCCGACCGTACGGGGGAGACCGTCCTCGGCTTCTCCATCGGTGACGCGAGCGTGGAGAGCGCCTTCCTCTTCGGCGAGCTGTACCGCCGTGCCGGGGAGTGGAAGTTCCGGGCGGTCGGGCAGGGCTACGAGACCGGGCTGGCGGGCCTGGCGACGGACTTCGGCATCGACGTGGACGAGGCCCCGGAGGAGGAGCCCGGCGATCCGGGGACGGCGGAGGAGACGGGTGAGCCCGTACCGGACACGGCGGGCACGGCGGACACGGTGGGTACGGCGGGTACGGCGGGTACGGCGGCGGTGCCACCCGCCGAAGGGGCGGCGGCCCCGGTGCCGGCCCCCGACCCGCCCGCTGCGACGGCATCCGCGCCCGTGCCGGGAACGGCGGTGCCCCCGCGTCCGTCCACCACCGTCCCCTCTCAGCGGCCGGCCCCAGAAGCCGCAACCGCACCCGTGCCCGCAGCCGAAGCCCCGGCCCCGGCACCTGCCTCGACACCCGCCCCGGCGCCGGCCCCGGCAGGGCCCCCCGCCCCGGCCGCCCGCCGCCCCCGTACCGCCAAGAGGAAGGTGACGATCCCCCGGACCGCCAGGAAGTCCCTCGCCGAGAACGACACCTGGCGGCAGGCCCGGCTCTTCCCCGCCCCGGCGCTCAAGAGCGACCGGGAGCGGGAGACCAGGGCGACCTCCGTCCTGCTCTCGGTGATGGCCCAGGTACCGGAGTTCGGGCGCCGGCTCACCGCCGCGTTCGGGGCACCGGCCGGCCGGACGGAGACCTTCGCCGAGGTCTCCCTGCCGCACGGGGACACGCCCAGGCGCCCGGACGGCATCATCCGCGTGGAGCGTGCGGGCAAGCTGTGGACCGCCCTGGTGGAGACCAAGACCAACGGCAATCCGCTGAAGCCGGACCAGGTGCAGGCCTACATGGACATCGCCGCCCGGCGCGGCTACGAGGCCGTCATCACGCTCTCGAACGACGTGGCCCTGGAAGGCCGGCCGCTGGTCGACGTCAAGATCGACAAGCGCCGCAAGCACAAGGTCGCGCTGTGGCACCTCTCCTGGGCGGAGGTCGCGCACCAGGCGCAGATGCTGATCCGTCACGAGGGCGTCGGCAACGCCGCCCACGCCTGGCTCCTCCAGGAACTTCTGCACTACCTCCAGCACGACAACTCCGGGTGCCACGGCTTTCAGAACATGGGCCCGGCCTGGGTACCGGTGCGCAGGGGCATCGACGAGGAGACGCTCTGCGAGGGCGACCGGCGCGCCGTCGAGGTGGTGGAGAGCTGGGAACGGCTCGTCCGGCAGGTCTGCCTGCGGCTCGGCGGCGAGCTGGGGCAGAAGGTGCTGCCCGTGCAGCGCGCCAGGCGCGGCACCGATCCCGACACCCGCCGGGCGGCGCTCGCCGACAGCTTCTGCCGGGACGGACGGCTGAGCGCGGAGCTCCGTGTCGACGGGGCCCAGGGCGTCCTGGGCATCGTGGCCGACCTGCGCACCGGCAAGCTGCGCACCTCCGTCGAGATGCCCGCGCCGGACCAGGGCTACCCGCTGGCCTGGGCCAAGCGCCTGATCCGTCAACTCGCCGAAGCGCCCGCCGACACCCACATCGAGACGCTGGTCGACGGCCGGGGTGCCGGCCCGCGCGGCACCCTGGAGCGCCTGCGGCCGGAGCCGGCCGACATCCTGCCGAAGGACGGTGCCGCGATCACCGGCTTCCGGCTGTCCCTCTTCAAGGGGATGGGCAGCACGCGCGGCAGCGCCGAGTCCGGCTTCATCCGCAGCGTCGACGACGCGGTGGACCGCTTCTACGCCGGCGTCGTCGCCCACCTCGACACCGCCCGCCCGGGACGCCGCTCGCAGTCCGCCGCGGGAGGCGGGGCCGTGGCGCGGGCCGCCGCCGGGTGA
- a CDS encoding endo-1,4-beta-xylanase, which yields MISKSLSGRRSPRRYVRQVLVYGAAAVLASTGVVAMSGTAHAADTLGAAAAEKGRYFGTAVAANRLGEADYVATLNREFNSVTAENEMKWDALEPSQNNFNFGNADRIVNHAQQQGMDIRGHTLVWHSQLPGWVNNLGSADQVRSAMRNHINRVMGQYKGEIHSWDVVNEAFEDGNSGARRNSVFQQRLGNGYIEEAFRMAREADPNAKLCYNDYNTDGQNAKSNAVYNLVRQMKQNGAPIDCVGFQSHFNQQSPVPSDYQANLQRFADLGVDVQITELDIQNAPSDSYSRVTQACLAVARCTGITVWGVTDKYSWRSEQNPLLFDGNYNKKPAYNAVLSALGGSSDGGGDDGGGDDGGGNTGATCTATYSETMRWGDRFNGQVTVTANGGAISDWTVTVNLTSPQSVSTTWNGTPSWSGTVMTMRPNGNGTLSSGSSTSFGFTVMANGNWSQPRIGGCTAR from the coding sequence ATGATCAGCAAATCGTTAAGCGGACGAAGAAGCCCACGGCGGTACGTCCGCCAGGTGCTCGTCTATGGTGCGGCCGCCGTTCTGGCTTCGACCGGTGTCGTCGCGATGTCCGGTACGGCTCACGCCGCGGACACCCTGGGCGCCGCGGCGGCCGAGAAGGGCCGGTACTTCGGTACCGCCGTGGCCGCCAACCGCCTCGGCGAGGCGGACTATGTGGCCACGCTGAACCGGGAGTTCAACAGCGTCACCGCCGAGAACGAGATGAAGTGGGACGCGCTGGAGCCGTCCCAGAACAACTTCAACTTCGGCAACGCCGACCGCATCGTCAACCACGCCCAGCAGCAGGGCATGGACATCCGCGGTCACACGCTGGTGTGGCACTCCCAGCTCCCCGGCTGGGTGAACAACCTCGGCAGCGCCGACCAGGTGCGCAGCGCCATGCGGAACCACATCAACCGGGTGATGGGCCAGTACAAGGGCGAAATCCACTCCTGGGACGTGGTGAACGAGGCGTTCGAGGACGGGAACAGCGGCGCCCGGCGCAACTCGGTGTTCCAGCAGCGGCTCGGCAACGGCTACATCGAAGAGGCCTTCCGCATGGCCCGCGAAGCCGACCCCAACGCCAAGCTCTGCTACAACGACTACAACACCGACGGCCAGAACGCGAAGAGCAACGCCGTCTACAATCTGGTGCGCCAGATGAAGCAGAACGGCGCCCCGATCGACTGCGTGGGCTTCCAGTCCCACTTCAACCAGCAGTCGCCGGTGCCCAGCGACTACCAGGCGAACCTGCAGCGCTTCGCCGACCTCGGCGTCGATGTGCAGATCACCGAACTGGACATCCAGAACGCCCCGAGCGACAGCTACAGCCGCGTGACGCAGGCCTGCCTGGCCGTCGCGCGCTGCACCGGCATCACGGTCTGGGGTGTCACCGACAAGTACTCGTGGCGCAGTGAGCAGAACCCGCTGCTCTTCGACGGCAACTACAACAAGAAGCCCGCGTACAACGCCGTTCTGTCCGCCCTCGGCGGCAGCAGCGACGGCGGCGGTGACGACGGCGGTGGTGACGACGGTGGCGGCAACACCGGGGCCACCTGCACCGCGACGTACTCCGAGACCATGCGCTGGGGCGACCGCTTCAACGGCCAGGTGACGGTCACCGCCAACGGTGGCGCGATCAGCGACTGGACGGTCACCGTCAATCTGACCTCGCCGCAGAGCGTCTCCACCACCTGGAACGGCACGCCCAGTTGGAGCGGCACGGTGATGACGATGAGACCGAACGGCAACGGCACGCTGTCGTCCGGATCGTCGACGAGCTTCGGGTTCACGGTGATGGCCAACGGCAACTGGTCGCAACCACGGATCGGCGGCTGTACGGCCCGCTGA
- a CDS encoding spermidine synthase, which translates to MSKRFQELDWRPTPMGEISLRRRRHLPTDTDVYEVKLGDEWLMSSMFTAGEIALADLGLAECGGGELDVVVGGLGLGYTADAALNDKRVRSLLVVEALGEVVEWHRRGLVPLGPRLTADPRCRLVQGDFFAEAAGSRGFDPEAPGRRFHAVLLDVDHSPQHVLHPSHAGFYRPEGLRALAGHLHPEGVFALWSNDPPSEEFNSALAQVFPETEARIVTFDNPLQDNTASCTIYIARAR; encoded by the coding sequence TTGAGCAAGCGATTCCAGGAACTCGACTGGCGCCCCACCCCCATGGGCGAGATCAGTCTGCGGCGCCGCCGCCATCTGCCCACGGACACCGACGTGTACGAGGTGAAGCTCGGCGACGAGTGGCTGATGTCGAGCATGTTCACGGCGGGGGAGATCGCGCTCGCGGACCTCGGCCTGGCGGAGTGCGGGGGCGGCGAACTGGACGTCGTCGTTGGCGGGCTCGGGCTCGGCTACACCGCCGACGCGGCGCTGAACGACAAGCGCGTCCGGTCGCTGCTGGTGGTGGAGGCGCTGGGCGAGGTCGTCGAGTGGCACCGGCGGGGGCTCGTGCCCCTGGGCCCGCGTCTGACGGCGGACCCCCGCTGCCGTCTCGTCCAGGGCGACTTCTTCGCCGAGGCGGCCGGTTCCCGCGGCTTCGACCCCGAGGCGCCCGGCCGCCGCTTCCACGCCGTCCTCCTGGACGTCGACCACTCGCCGCAGCACGTGCTGCACCCCAGCCACGCCGGCTTCTACCGGCCCGAGGGGCTGCGCGCCCTGGCGGGTCACCTGCACCCCGAGGGGGTCTTCGCCCTCTGGTCGAACGACCCTCCGAGCGAGGAGTTCAACTCAGCGCTCGCGCAGGTGTTCCCGGAGACCGAGGCGCGGATCGTCACCTTCGACAACCCCCTCCAGGACAACACGGCCTCCTGCACCATCTACATCGCCCGGGCGCGGTGA
- the gntA gene encoding guanitoxin biosynthesis heme-dependent pre-guanitoxin N-hydroxylase GntA — MNASARAEVEKFLLGDRFSCLAGRSAWRQGGITHRHYERFGGVESARLLALDLAEFVGSADWDSRSFTSFIATFEDPRGLDEAGFEQHLWQQLQALHEYDAETHRWAEGYSSDAQSGEFAFSVAGHPFFVIGLHPNHVRLGRRPPFPMLAFNSHVQFRRIKAAGMWDRLADKIRKQDIKLQGDINPNLQEYEQLSEARRYSGSRKPAEWQCPFRARSGVETRAGAAADTGTETGAETGYFREPGTAPVEHGPAVPRVPHQAAHADSPAASAAMV, encoded by the coding sequence GTGAACGCTTCTGCGCGTGCAGAGGTTGAGAAGTTCCTGCTGGGTGACAGGTTCTCCTGTCTGGCCGGGCGGTCCGCCTGGCGTCAGGGAGGCATCACACACCGTCACTACGAGCGGTTCGGCGGCGTCGAGTCCGCCCGGCTCCTGGCCCTCGACCTGGCGGAGTTCGTCGGGTCCGCCGACTGGGACAGCCGCTCCTTCACGAGCTTCATCGCCACCTTCGAGGACCCCCGCGGCCTGGACGAGGCCGGGTTCGAACAGCACCTCTGGCAGCAGCTCCAGGCGCTCCACGAGTACGACGCGGAGACCCACCGCTGGGCCGAGGGCTACTCCTCCGACGCCCAGTCCGGGGAGTTCGCGTTCAGCGTCGCCGGGCACCCCTTCTTCGTGATCGGGCTGCACCCGAACCACGTCCGTCTCGGCCGGCGCCCGCCCTTCCCGATGCTGGCCTTCAACTCCCATGTGCAGTTCCGGCGGATCAAGGCCGCGGGGATGTGGGACCGGCTGGCCGACAAGATACGCAAACAGGACATCAAGCTGCAGGGCGACATCAACCCCAATCTCCAGGAGTACGAGCAGCTGTCCGAGGCCCGGCGCTACTCCGGGAGCCGGAAGCCCGCCGAGTGGCAGTGCCCCTTCCGGGCCCGGAGCGGCGTGGAGACCCGCGCCGGGGCCGCGGCGGACACCGGGACGGAGACCGGGGCCGAGACCGGATACTTCCGGGAGCCCGGCACCGCGCCCGTGGAGCACGGCCCGGCGGTTCCCCGCGTCCCGCACCAGGCGGCCCACGCCGATTCGCCGGCGGCCTCAGCGGCCATGGTCTGA
- a CDS encoding DMT family transporter: MDHATGGTRIDRRALTAVVVTVVLWASAFVSIRVSAEHYAPGALALGRLLIASLALGCVFLLKRGTLPDRRAWPGIAGAGVMWFGVYMVALNWGEQLVDAGTAAMLVNIGPVLIALLSGWLLKEGFPPLLLAGMAVSFAGAAVVGLSMSGGGSSSLAGVVLCLVAAVTYAAGVVAQKPALRYASPMQVTTFGCFVGALACLPFGGQLLADLPAAPLPATLNLVYLGLFPTALAFSTWAYALARTTAGKLGATTYAVPAVVVLISWITLEEVPGWLTLLGGAVCLAGVAVSRLPARRPTAPPAPEQPPGPVAGPAAAKEARGAASGTDEQVEVG; encoded by the coding sequence ATGGATCACGCGACCGGCGGTACCCGTATCGATCGGCGCGCCCTCACCGCAGTAGTCGTCACCGTGGTGCTGTGGGCGTCGGCGTTCGTCTCCATCCGCGTGTCGGCCGAGCATTACGCTCCCGGCGCGCTCGCACTGGGGCGGCTTCTGATCGCTTCGCTGGCACTCGGCTGTGTCTTCCTGCTCAAGCGGGGCACGCTGCCCGACCGCAGAGCCTGGCCGGGGATCGCGGGGGCCGGCGTGATGTGGTTCGGCGTCTACATGGTCGCGCTGAACTGGGGCGAGCAGCTGGTGGACGCGGGGACGGCCGCCATGCTGGTCAATATCGGGCCCGTGCTGATCGCCCTGCTCAGCGGCTGGCTCCTCAAGGAGGGTTTCCCGCCGCTGCTGCTGGCCGGGATGGCCGTGTCGTTCGCGGGGGCCGCGGTGGTCGGGCTGTCGATGTCCGGCGGCGGCTCGTCCTCCCTGGCGGGTGTGGTGCTCTGCCTGGTCGCCGCCGTCACGTACGCCGCCGGGGTCGTCGCGCAGAAGCCGGCGCTCCGCTACGCGAGCCCGATGCAGGTGACCACCTTCGGGTGCTTCGTCGGCGCCCTGGCCTGCCTGCCGTTCGGCGGCCAACTCCTCGCGGATCTGCCCGCGGCCCCGCTGCCGGCGACGCTCAACCTGGTGTACCTCGGGCTCTTCCCCACCGCTCTCGCCTTCAGCACCTGGGCCTATGCCCTGGCCCGTACGACGGCGGGGAAGCTCGGCGCCACCACCTACGCCGTCCCCGCGGTCGTCGTCCTGATCTCCTGGATCACGCTGGAGGAGGTGCCCGGCTGGCTCACCCTGCTGGGCGGCGCCGTCTGCCTGGCCGGTGTGGCCGTCTCCCGGCTCCCCGCCCGGCGGCCCACGGCGCCGCCGGCCCCGGAGCAGCCGCCCGGGCCGGTCGCCGGGCCCGCCGCGGCGAAGGAGGCGCGGGGCGCGGCTTCGGGCACGGACGAGCAGGTCGAGGTGGGCTGA